The Leptospira neocaledonica DNA window GGTGTGTTCACGGGAGCTTATGTTATAAATCCTGCAGATCCTTCTAAAAAGATCCCGGTATGGATCGGTGATTATGTTCTGTATGGTTATGGAACAGGTGCGATCATGGCGGTGCCTGCTCATGACCAAAGAGACTATGAGTTTGCAAATGCTTTCGGGTTGGATATCCTACCTGTAATCGAAGGGGATCTTTCTCAGGGAGCTTTCGACTCTAAAGAATCTGTTTGTATCAATTCTTCTTCTTCCGAAGTTTCTATCAACGGTCTGAGGTATAAGGAAGCGTTTTCCAAAACTGCTGATTGGGCGGAGAAGAAAGGGATCGGAAGAAGAAAAACCCAATTCAAACTCAGAGATTGGTTGTTTGCTCGCCAAAGATACTGGGGAGAACCTATTCCTTTAGTTCATTATCCTTCCGGAGTTACAAAGGCGATTCCTGAGTCCGAACTTCCATTAGAACTTCCTAATTTATCTGAATTTAAACCTTCCGGAACCGGAGAATCTCCTCTTGCATTAGCAGGGGACTGGTTGAAATACAAAGATCCTGAAACAGGAGAGATCGGAACCAGAGAAACGAATACTATGCCTCAATGGGCTGGTTCTTGTTGGTATTACCTACGTTATATAGATCCTGAAAATCCGGACAAGTTTGTAGATCCAAATTTAGAAAAAGCATGGATGCCTGTGGATCTATATGTGGGTGGGGCAGAACATGCGGTTCTTCACTTACTCTATTCACGTTTTTGGCATAAGGTATTATTCGATTTAGGTTATGTGACCACTCCTGAACCTTTCAAAAAATTGGTTCACCAAGGTTTGATCTTAGGCGAAGACAAAAGAAAAATGTCCAAGTCTTTAGGGAATGTGATCAATCCGGACGAAGTTGTTACGAATTTCGGAGCAGATAGTTTACGTCTTTTTGAAATGTTCATGGGACCATTCGAAATGGTAAAACCTTGGAGCACTAGAGGTGTAGAAGGTGTATTCCGTTTCTTAAATCGTGTTTGGAGATTATATCATTCAGGTGCAGAAGAATCTTTCCGTTTGGAAGATATCGAACCTAATGAAGACGAATTAAAGATACTTCATAGAACCATCAAAAAGGTGGATGATGATATTAATAATTTTTCATTTAACACAGCTATCTCTCAGTTGATGATCTTTGTGAATGAGTTAACTCCAAGCCAACGTAGACCTCGCAAGATCCTAGAGCCGTTCTTACTTTTGATTGCTCCATTTGCTCCTCACTTAGCTGAAGAACTTTGGTCCTTAGCAGGAAAGTCTGATTCTTTAACTTACCAAGGTTTTCCGGGTTATGAGGAGAAGTATCTGACTGACGACGAGATAATGATCGTGGTCCAGGTAAACGGGAAGTTAAGAGCGGAATTCAAGGCGGCAAAAGAGATCGCAGGCGACGAAGCGATCCAAATCGCAAAATCCTTGGACAAGGTCCAGGTCTTCTTGGATGGAAAACAAATCCGTAAAGAGATCTATGTTCCTGGCAAATTGGTGAACCTAGTAGTCGGGTGATGGGATCTGAACTTTTTTATAATCGTGAAGTTCAAAGATTGGATCGCAAATTATATCCACGAAAAGAGATTATAAACAGGGTAATCGGATCCAAACAATTTATGGACCAAAACTTCCATACAAAATTGGATCTGGATTCTGTCGTAGGAAAAACATTTCTATCTAAGTTCCATTATATCCGATTGTTTAAATCCTGTTACGGAATAACACCTCACCAATATCTGATTTCCGTTCGAGTGAAGAATGCAAAAGAATTACTTTTGAAAGATGTTTCGGTTTCAGAGGTTTGCGAAGGAGTAGGTTTTGAAAGTCATAGTTCTTTTGCCGGATTATTCAAAAAATACGCAGGCATGAGCCCTTCTTCCTTTCAATCCAAATATAAAAAAGCAATTTTGGAGAAGTGAACCTTCTTCATAAAAATTGACCTAATTTCCGATATATCCTTAAGATATGCAGAATGAAGGCTTTTAAAATTACAATTTTCTCTCTCGTTGGACTTGTTTCCGTATTACTTATTGTAGCGGCTTTTGCCTCAAAAGATTTTCAAATACAAGAAGAGATCGTGATCGAAAAACCGAAACAGGTAGTTTTCGATTATATTAAAATTCTAAATAACCAAACTAATTACGCTAAGTGGTTTATGTTAGATCCTGAAACTGAGTTCTCTTCCAAAGGTTTGGATGGAGAAGTCGGTTTTATCCATTCTTGGAAAAGTAAGAATGAGAATGTGGGGATTGGAGAACAAGAGATCACGAAAAAAATAGAAGGCGAATATCTGGAAGTGCAGATCAGATTTGAAAGGCCCTTTGCCTCCAAGGATTCTGCTTTTACTAAACTGGAAACTATTTCTGAAAATAAAACCAAACTCATTAATAGATTTAATGGTAAGATGGTTTATCCGATGAATCTAATGATCCCGATCATCTGCGGCGATCTGGGAAAGGATATGAAAGATAATATGGTTCGTTTGAAAGCTATATTAGAAAAGTAAAAATATCTAGAATAATTTCTGCTAAAGAGAGAAATATGAAAATTACAGTAATGAGCGTGATGGTAGACGACCAAGAAAAGGCTCTTAAATTTTATACGCAAGTTTTAGGATTCGAAAAGAAAACTGATATTCCAATGGGAGAAGGAAGATGGCTGACACTTGTTTCTCCGGAGCAAAGAGATGGAGTAGAGTTATTACTGGAGCCAATGGGTTTTGCTCCGGCTAAAGTTTTTCAAAAAGAATTATCTGAAGCAGGTATTCCTTGGACTTCTTTTAGTGTAGATGATGTAGACAAAGAATACGAAAGGCTTACAAAATTAAATGTGGAATTTACGATGAAACCAACACAAATGGGGCCAGTTAAATTAGCTGTTTTAAAAGATACCTGTGGAAATCTTATACAGATCGCTCAACTTCTTTGAGAGATTTTATTTCAAAAGAATAAAAGCAAGTAATCCGACTAGCAACACTACTCCAACCAAAATTGCATAGTTGAGAGTGTTGCTTCCTTCGGATTGTTTTGAACCCATTCCCGCAGGACGAGGAGCGTTCGCAGCAGTTTTAGGTCTGGCTAAACGAACCGGTCTTTCTTCGAATGCTTGTAAGAGAACTCCTGCGGGACCTTTTGCAAATATATGATATTCGTTTTTGCCGGACGCGATCGCTACAAAAGAACCGACCACAGGTTTTACGTTCCCATCCTTGTCCATTGCTCCCAAAGTTTTTGCTAGAGCCTTCTCCTCAGGAGAAACAGAAGGAAGTTGTAATAGGATCTTATCACCTTCGTTCAGATCGTCGAAGTCTATTCCGTTTACCGGAGATAAGATTGTTTTGGCTTGCACCACTCTTCCGAAACCTTTTCGAATAGTTTCGATTTGGCGCATTACCGCGGCTTTTTCCGGATCTAAATTTTCTGCAGGAGCGGCTCCCTCTGCGGGTTCTTCAGGAGGTTTAGGAATGGATTGGATGATACCTGCAAAAAAACTTTTGCCTCTACATTTCAAACTGGATACATATTCCACATCCGCTTGTACTCGTATCATATTGATCTTCATACTACTCTTGATCTGGTTTTCCAGCATATTGACTAGAGCAGCAGTATCATTACGATCCCACATAGGATAATATTGTTCTAATATTTGTTTTGTTAATTTAGTATGAAGAATTCTTCCTACTGCGTCGGATAAACCTGGATCCGGAGCTTCTTGTCTAGCGGCTTCTGCGATATCATGTGAGATCTGACCGAAATCTTCGAAAGTTCTGATCTTTCGGATCATAGAAGAGTTGGAGAATAAGGAATATAATTCCAGAAATTCGTTTTTATATCTGGATAATAATCCTAAAACTACGCCCGCTTTGTTTTCAACATCGACTCTTAATTTTAAAAGATAAGCGTCTTTGATTTTTCCTTGGATAAGTTCGATCGCTTGCTCTTCTGTATGAACGGATTCCAAGGCAAGATTCATTTGATTTGCCTGTTCTTGGAGTTTACTTGTCTGAGGATTCTGTTCCATATTTCTAAAGACCTAACTATCGTAAGGAGAACTTTAGGTCATGTTAAGCCGCTAGCCTTTTCTTGTAACCATTTTTGGTATCTTTGCCTTCTGGGCACATAATTCTGATCTAATGGGATCTCGACTCTGGCAACAGTCTTATTCTCCGATTGGCGACTATAGATCGTAAACAAATGGCGGTCATAGCCGCTTTGGGCTACCAGAATTTCCACCATTGTGATACCCATACCTGCACCTTCCGTGGTATCACCGTATTTCATATAGTATTCAAACAGATTGTCAAATTCTTTAGAGTGAACGAACTTTTCTCGGATCCGCTTCTCCTCTCTGACGGCAAGAGTGAAATTATTTTGTACGAATAGAATGATCCGATCCGAACTGAAACTCAGGGTAACTTTTACAAATAGACCATGCTCTTTCATCTTCCTACGATAGTAGGGAAACTTCCGGCTGACTAGATTTTCCTTAAAAGATTCCATTCCCAAATCGTACTGGGAAGGGTCTGCGATATTCAGCCCTAGTTCCTTAAATAGAACCCGTTTAATTGCTGCTTTGGTCGCGTTTACGATCAGTTCTTTTGCTGATGTAAATATAAGTTCGGTCAGATCCT harbors:
- the leuS gene encoding leucine--tRNA ligase, which gives rise to MDYPFRKIESKWQDYWEKNSSFRTDLRSSKPKFYCLDMFPYPSGAGLHVGHPEGYTATDIISRYKRMKGFEVLHPMGWDAFGLPAERYAMQTGIHPAITTKQNVDNFRRQIKLIGLSYDWDREISTTDPKYYRFTQWIFLKLYDSWYDFKASKAKPISELVQKLESKGSEGFEDLETFSAKDWKEFSNEKKETILSGFRLVYQAEIPVNWCPGLGTVLANEEVEEWVGKGYEVVRKPMRQYMMRITAYAERLLEDLSLVTWPGSTLEMQKNWIGKSEGLELIFPFDTSSPQNGIKVYTTRPDTVFGVSYMVLAPEHPLVDSITSEEQWEKVQEYKKVSALKSDLDRTELSKEKSGVFTGAYVINPADPSKKIPVWIGDYVLYGYGTGAIMAVPAHDQRDYEFANAFGLDILPVIEGDLSQGAFDSKESVCINSSSSEVSINGLRYKEAFSKTADWAEKKGIGRRKTQFKLRDWLFARQRYWGEPIPLVHYPSGVTKAIPESELPLELPNLSEFKPSGTGESPLALAGDWLKYKDPETGEIGTRETNTMPQWAGSCWYYLRYIDPENPDKFVDPNLEKAWMPVDLYVGGAEHAVLHLLYSRFWHKVLFDLGYVTTPEPFKKLVHQGLILGEDKRKMSKSLGNVINPDEVVTNFGADSLRLFEMFMGPFEMVKPWSTRGVEGVFRFLNRVWRLYHSGAEESFRLEDIEPNEDELKILHRTIKKVDDDINNFSFNTAISQLMIFVNELTPSQRRPRKILEPFLLLIAPFAPHLAEELWSLAGKSDSLTYQGFPGYEEKYLTDDEIMIVVQVNGKLRAEFKAAKEIAGDEAIQIAKSLDKVQVFLDGKQIRKEIYVPGKLVNLVVG
- a CDS encoding helix-turn-helix transcriptional regulator → MGSELFYNREVQRLDRKLYPRKEIINRVIGSKQFMDQNFHTKLDLDSVVGKTFLSKFHYIRLFKSCYGITPHQYLISVRVKNAKELLLKDVSVSEVCEGVGFESHSSFAGLFKKYAGMSPSSFQSKYKKAILEK
- a CDS encoding SRPBCC family protein; the encoded protein is MKAFKITIFSLVGLVSVLLIVAAFASKDFQIQEEIVIEKPKQVVFDYIKILNNQTNYAKWFMLDPETEFSSKGLDGEVGFIHSWKSKNENVGIGEQEITKKIEGEYLEVQIRFERPFASKDSAFTKLETISENKTKLINRFNGKMVYPMNLMIPIICGDLGKDMKDNMVRLKAILEK
- a CDS encoding VOC family protein gives rise to the protein MKITVMSVMVDDQEKALKFYTQVLGFEKKTDIPMGEGRWLTLVSPEQRDGVELLLEPMGFAPAKVFQKELSEAGIPWTSFSVDDVDKEYERLTKLNVEFTMKPTQMGPVKLAVLKDTCGNLIQIAQLL
- a CDS encoding LIC10486 family protein, which translates into the protein MEQNPQTSKLQEQANQMNLALESVHTEEQAIELIQGKIKDAYLLKLRVDVENKAGVVLGLLSRYKNEFLELYSLFSNSSMIRKIRTFEDFGQISHDIAEAARQEAPDPGLSDAVGRILHTKLTKQILEQYYPMWDRNDTAALVNMLENQIKSSMKINMIRVQADVEYVSSLKCRGKSFFAGIIQSIPKPPEEPAEGAAPAENLDPEKAAVMRQIETIRKGFGRVVQAKTILSPVNGIDFDDLNEGDKILLQLPSVSPEEKALAKTLGAMDKDGNVKPVVGSFVAIASGKNEYHIFAKGPAGVLLQAFEERPVRLARPKTAANAPRPAGMGSKQSEGSNTLNYAILVGVVLLVGLLAFILLK